In a genomic window of Flavobacterium sp. KACC 22761:
- a CDS encoding NADH-quinone oxidoreductase subunit B: MSDSKVNMVAPPEGVTGEGFFATKLNDVVGLARANSLWPLPFATSCCGIEFMATMASHYDLARFGSERVSFSPRQADMLLVMGTISKKMAPILRQVYEQMSEPRWVIAVGACASSGGVFDTYSVLQGIDKVIPVDVYVPGCPPRPEQIVDGVMRLQELVKSESVRRRSSPEYQELLASYNIS; the protein is encoded by the coding sequence ATGAGCGATTCAAAAGTAAATATGGTTGCGCCACCAGAAGGAGTTACTGGTGAAGGTTTCTTCGCTACAAAACTTAATGATGTAGTTGGTTTAGCAAGAGCTAACTCATTATGGCCGCTTCCTTTCGCGACTTCATGCTGTGGTATCGAATTCATGGCGACAATGGCTTCACATTACGATTTGGCACGATTTGGTTCAGAGCGTGTGAGTTTCTCTCCTCGTCAAGCTGATATGCTTTTAGTAATGGGAACTATTTCAAAAAAAATGGCCCCGATTTTAAGACAAGTTTACGAACAAATGTCTGAGCCTCGCTGGGTAATTGCTGTTGGAGCTTGCGCTTCTTCAGGAGGGGTTTTCGATACTTATTCTGTTCTTCAAGGAATTGACAAAGTAATTCCTGTTGACGTATATGTTCCAGGGTGTCCTCCAAGACCAGAACAAATTGTTGACGGTGTAATGAGATTACAGGAATTGGTAAAAAGCGAATCTGTTAGACGCAGAAGCTCTCCAGAATACCAAGAATTATTAGCTTCATATAATATCTCATAA